One stretch of Arachis hypogaea cultivar Tifrunner chromosome 20, arahy.Tifrunner.gnm2.J5K5, whole genome shotgun sequence DNA includes these proteins:
- the LOC112784194 gene encoding uncharacterized protein, which produces MAIQRGFSKSKATKSARSPILVLAATVTAIAIIFLIFSLLSTTSSNPNSPQHRKYLYWGHRIDCPGKHCDSCEGLGHQESSLRCALEEAFFLQRTFVMPSRMCINPIHNKKGILHHSLANATSEEMWAGSSCAMDSLYDVDRMSETLPVILDNSKEWYRVLETTMKLGARGVAHVQGVSRFELKQDSRYSTLLLINRTASPLSWFMECKDRNNRSAIMLPYSFLPSMAAHKLRDAAEKIKAQLGEYDAIHVRRGDKIKTRKDRFGVARSLHPHLDRDTRAEFILCRIAKWVPPGRTLFIASNERTPGFFSPLAVRYKMAYSSNYSYLLDPLIENNYELFMVERLIMMGAKTFIRTFKEDDTDLSLTDDPKKNTKVWQIPVYTADEPC; this is translated from the exons ATGGCAATTCAGAGAGGGTTCTCGAAATCGAAAGCTACGAAATCAGCGAGATCCCCGATCCTGGTGCTAGCAGCAACAGTCACCGCCATTGCCATTATCTTCCtcatcttctctctcctctccacCACTTCTTCAAATCCCAATTCTCCGCAACACCGGAAGTACCTATATTGGGGCCACAGAATCGATTGCCCCGGAAAACACTGCGATTCCTGCGAGGGTTTGGGCCACCAGGAATCAAGCCTCCGCTGCGCCCTCGAAGAAGCCTTCTTCCTCCAAAGAACCTTTGTTATGCCGTCTAGGATGTGCATCAACCCCATACACAACAAGAAAGGGATCCTTCATCATTCTCTTGCCAATGCTACTTCAGAGGAAAT GTGGGCAGGGAGTTCTTGCGCCATGGACTCTTTGTATGACGTGGACAGGATGTCCGAGACTCTTCCTGTGATTTTGGACAATTCAAAGGAGTGGTATCGTGTTCTGGAAACGACCATGAAGCTGGGAGCCAGGGGAGTTGCACATGTGCAGGGTGTTAGCCGCTTCGAGCTTAAACAAGATAGTCGCTATTCGACTCTGTTGCTTATCAACAGAACCGCTAGCCCTCTTTCTTG GTTTATGGAATGCAAGGATCGAAACAATCGTAGTGCTATAATGTTGCCATACTCGTTTCTGCCATCAATGGCAGCACATAAACTAAGAGATGCAGCAGAAAAG ATCAAAGCACAACTTGGTGAATATGATGCCATACATGTTCGTCGTGGGGATAAAATAAAAACCAGGAAGGACAGATTTGGAGTAGCAAGGAGCCTGCATCCTCACCTTGACAGAGATACACGAGCGGAATTTATACTCTGCAGAATCGCAAAGTGGGTCCCTCCTGGAAGAACCTTATTTATTGCTTCAAATGAAAGGACTCCTGGATTTTTTTCACCACTTGCTGTCAG GTACAAAATGGCATATTCTTCAAACTACAGTTATCTCCTGGATCCCTTGATTGAGAACAATTACGAGTTATTCATGGTGGAGAGGCTTATCATGATGGGTGCAAAAACGTTTATTAGAACATTCAAAGAAGATGACACGGATCTTAGCCTCACCGATGATCCCAAAAAGAACACAAAAGTTTGGCAAATACCTGTCTACACAGCAGATGAACCATGCTAA